In the genome of Brachypodium distachyon strain Bd21 chromosome 3, Brachypodium_distachyon_v3.0, whole genome shotgun sequence, the window ttggtcaaacttgaagaagtttgacttaggacaaagctaggacttcttataattaggaacagagggagcaCCTCGTATGTCACTGCACCAGAGTCTGAATCCTGATAAAGGGTTGCCGTGGAGACAGCTCCTGTTGCTGAAATGATGCAAATAGCTCTTGGGCCTTGTTGTGAGAAGGACATTATCCTGGCAGCAACGTCCTGCAGAGGATACAAAACTTATAATCATAAAACCGGCAGGCATATCCTAGCCAAGTTAGCTTGCACACCACAGTAATACTACTGTAGGCTGTAGATCAGAGTATCCAATTATGATATCTTTTAAGTTGAGCATGTAGCATAGATTCGGAGTTGATCAATGTCTAATTGTTTTTCTAAAAAGGCTGGAATTAATGTATACAACTACAAAATGATGCCTACGGAGTTAAATGTAAAAGATGGGATATAAACCTTTGTCTATGCAACAAGCAAGAGTTTGCACTTGGGTACACGTTAATGAAGTATTGCCTATTTTGCCACGTCATCTGTTGCATTCACATTATTACCACTTGAAATTTATCATAAATAAACATGTGACAAATCAGGAAATAATTTGAAGGCAATTTGGTGCATTAGACTGGAACTTCCAATCTTCCATTACTCAGGGCAATCAGCAGAGTGGCAGTTGTACGGagtaacaaagaaaaaaaatataaacaaaGAGTGTGACAGCACCATTCTTAGAAAGGCATGCAGCTCATAATCATTTATTGATCACCCAGAACTTGCCTCTCCTGCTGAAATAATAATCACATGCGGAGTAAACCCTGTTCCAACTGAGCCAAGAAACCATGTTCCtgatgaaaacaaaataaaacatgaTCAGATAACATAATTAGCAAGCTCtgagaaaggaaagaaaaaggtaGTAATGCACATGGTCTAGTACAccattttatttccttttctttttttggaagaaaagTAGATGCAGGGTGCTTGCTCAACAGAACCAAGTCAAAACACAACATTAGGCAAGTTGTCAGTTCAAGGGATGCTGAACAGGATTTTAGGAGTATAGCTGCTTTGTTTACTTTGACAGTATTAAGAACCAACCAAATTAAGGGGGAAAAAAGTCATTTCGAGAAAGGTCCCAACAAGATCATAGAGGCATGTAGCAGCAGGAATTGCATCAACAGTAGAGGTGTCCTCATCAACAGTTATATATTCACatgacaataaaaaaaaggtgagTGACAACCAACTAATCATGGGCAGGTAACGGTGATTGGGGAGAAAAAACTTAAAGTAGAGGCATAATACAAACATGGTTTCCTGATTTGAACTACCTAATCAACCCAATATATGAGCCAGATCGTTTCCCTATCTATGGAGCAAATTTATCAGGCAAAGTGCTAGCAGCACAGCATTAGATAATTCTGAAGATTCAACCAACTAACACATACATGCCAGAAATCTATGAAGTGCAGTTTTCTCAGTGCGATAAAATGATTACATACATAGGccagatcggagggagtaccataaAGCACACCACATGACCTGATCACATATCCTACAGGGCTGCAAATGCTTACCAAGCGAAGCCAACTGCTGCATCTTCCCAGACCCAGGTGGCCGCCCTCTGCCACGTTTCTCCGTCAGGGCACCTGAACCTGAACCCCCTGATCCCGTCCCCGAGCCAAACCCAGCACCTGGTGTAGTAACCATTGCACCCATTCCTGAGCTCGATGAATGGGGTGTGGATGGAGAGGGCGACAGCCCAAGCGTCACTGCCCTATCAGGCTTATACTTCCTTGGCCTTCCACGCTTCTTCTTCACTTGCTCATCCTGGCCTTCCACACTCCCCTGATCCCCTCCTTTAGCATCAACCCCTACAGCCACAATGTCCATACCAGCGGTGTGCTGCACGACGTGGGGCGAGCCCTCAACATGGTCATGGTGATACTCTTGCCCGATGTGGGAACCCCCAAAGTGCGGCTGCTGGAAAGAGTACCCCGCAGAGACGGCATCAAGGTGCTGCCGGTATCCAACGGGGGGCGGACCGTGGAGGCCGTCCGGGTTCCCAGCAGCAGCTCTCGCGGCACCCATGCCCCAGGGCCGCACATAGAAGGGCGAGAAGTTCGCCCCTGACGCCGCCGCGGACTCCCTCCCGTCCATTCATGCAATGGGCAGCGACACAGAGCTCACCGGCTAGCCACCCACCGAATACGCTCGGTGCAAGCCTGGCTGCGATAAACGGCGCAGAGACGGCAACTTCCCACCACTAGTCGAGATTAGATGCTTCCGAAAGCTACTGGGGCACGCAAATGGACGCAGGAACCGCAGCCTCGGAGATCTCGCCACGAAAACTGCTATTCCCCTCTCCGCCAACAGAGGCAAGATCAGATCAAGAGCAGTCCTGAGATATCAGGGGAAATATCCGGGGAACCAGAGGGATAGAGGAGACCCGAGAGAAGCCGATCTTTTCGGAAGGAATGGACGAACAGGGTGGGATTTGCGCAGGGCTACGAAGGGGGTCAGGGaagcggaggtggcggcgctggaggtTTGGGTGGTGCGATctgtgcggcggcggtgggtggGGAGAGGCAGCGGAAGTGATCCGATGGAAATGGCGGTGGGGGAATGGAATGGGgagctaaaaccctagagacggagagagagacagagagttGGGGGATCACACACAGGAGAGGGGGGAAGAaccgaagaggaggagaagacagAAGAGCAAGCATGTGAGGAGGAATCCTAGCCTTGCCCTTGACCGAGTACGGTACGGAGGAGAGAAAGGGACTCTTGGTTTTGCTGACGCGTGAGCCAAGATGGCAATTATTGGCTCCTTCAGAGCCCATGATTTATACAAGCCGTGCCATTTTATCAACAAAAAGATGATTTTGTCAGTACAACATCTTGTCCAAGAACCCAGTAATCATATCAAAACTCAGGCTGAAGTTACAATTTCAGATTCATAAATCCCGTACAAATTGATCTCCTTCCGAGCTTGGCCTGatacgattttttttcttggaaaaGATGGCAGCCGAAAATGTGTGTgctcatttttattttgctttgaAAAAGACAAAAAGTTTCTCTTCAGCCAAGAGGAGATTACATCAGCATTTCATGTACTTTCTCGCATGTGCGTACTTGGAAGGCCATCAGTAAAGCTCCAATGGAGTAAAGCTTGAAGAGATGCACTGAATGTCTAAATTGATGTGTGCCAGTGTAGTTTGGACATCTCGTCAGTCATTGCTATGGATTTCAGGAAACAAAAAGAGAAATGCAGCAACAAGATTATAAACCGTTCGCTGCCATACTGTATAAAACATACCACAACTAGCAGCGTACGCAAGCAATGAGTGACAGTTTTTGTCCAACCTGAAAACACTCAAAAGTATCcagaaaaatcatgaaaatacGCAGAGCAGAATTTGCCAAGAACTGAGTAGGTGGACAGACAAGAACAAGCACACCTTGCTGCAGATGCTGATGGTGCATCTGACACGGAATTGCCGAGGCAAAAGACATGTAGAGTAGATCATACACATCAGAAACTGCAAAATCTGACTACAGAAATAATTCAAGGGAGATGCCAATTGCAAGCCCTGCAACTGCGGGAGTACAGACCATCACATGAGAAAGCAGAGCAAATGGCACCGGTATATGCATGGACTTCCTTTCTTCCATGATTCCATCAACAGAACCATCATTTGTTTAATAGCCAATGGAATCACTTGTCAACCTCCATGGCTTGGGCGGCTTTGGCTTTTGCTAAGGCTGAAAGCTTTGTCTTCACCTTCTTCTTGCCGACCTTAAAACTGCTACCCTTCTTCTTATCACTGCCATCTATCTGAAAAATACAGAAAGGAAAACTAGTGTCATCGCAATGTAGCAAAGTTGGGTTGTTCAGATCAAAATTCAAGAAACGCTGCATCGCCAAATGGCAGAGGGTGCAATTTGAAGAACTGTTGAGGTGGAAACAAAGTAAATGTCtggtatgtatgtatatgctAGAACCAAGTAATTTAAAAAGCAATGCTACTACTATTAGAACTGCCCAAGTGATCCAAAAAGCCAGGTTGCTTATTCATCAGGAAAATTACAGGAAGGATGTTAAGTTTCCACAAGGGTGaattccaaaagaaaaaggaaaatgtggTGCAAGTAAAAGAATTATGCCATTCAAGGAAGAGACATGTCTAGGGGAAAATGTGGCAATCAAGAAATCAGTCCCATAACCTCATCAGAAAGAAGCATCTGTACCACTACCCACTTCAGTCACGTTTCTAGTTGGAAACAAGACTAGAAGCAAGAAGAGTTATGCAAAGCTTATTGGTTGGCTCTGTGCCCCTGTCTGTATTGGTCTCCGCGTGAATTAGCCCCTTGTAGAATAGCCTTTTTCTAAATACAGGCAGATCACATTGGGTGTCGAATCCAAATCATTGTCCTAGCTGCAATTCCTAAACAAAGCCATGAGAGTAAATTGTAACGGAATCCAGCAACCACTCTCTTAACTTTAGAATAAAAAGGCCATAGCAATTAGCACGCTGCATCCAGTCAATCAgtgattttgtttttaccACAAAATACCTCTTTCGTTAATTCTGAATAACAGCTACATCATGTATGAGAAGAGGTACAATGGGATTAGGGGGAGGGTCCAGCCATGTAGATGAATTCGCATGCTTATATTAAGACCAAGGAATTAGTCATGCTAGTTCCAACAGCCAGCCAGACAGCTTAGATACACACTTCAACAAGGTTGCATTGCGGCATCCTATAGCAAGTTAAGCTGTTACGACTAATCAATGTACTTATGAAAACACGACATGCTGTGCTAATTTACTACTACTACTCAGTAAAATACAGAGGCGCCCACTAGCAGTGCAGCACCAATCGAGAAGCTAATCAGAGCATCATATGCGAGTAACGACAGCATCGAAGGGAAGGGGGGAGCACAATACCTTCATCTTGGATTTCTTGGCTTGCAGCTTCTTGGCCTGGTCCTCCTTAGCCTGCTTCTCCCCTGGTCACACGACACGGGGTCAAACCAACCAAACCAAATCAGACGCCCATCCTAATCTTCGCTCAACCGCTACAAATCCATGGAGGAAAAAAGAAGCGAGAGAGGGGTAGTCATATTACTCTGGAGGTCGAACTCGtgctgcttcttcctcttggagaGGCTGTTCTTCTTCGACATCGCTCCTTCCTCACCGAGCTTCGCCGCCAACCGCAGAGAAGCACAAACCCTAAGCCAGAGAAGAGCGTTTCTTCCcgacagagagagagacgtGATGGATCTT includes:
- the LOC100844076 gene encoding uncharacterized protein LOC100844076, with amino-acid sequence MSKKNSLSKRKKQHEFDLQREKQAKEDQAKKLQAKKSKMKIDGSDKKKGSSFKVGKKKVKTKLSALAKAKAAQAMEVDK
- the LOC100843775 gene encoding AT-hook motif nuclear-localized protein 9, translated to MDGRESAAASGANFSPFYVRPWGMGAARAAAGNPDGLHGPPPVGYRQHLDAVSAGYSFQQPHFGGSHIGQEYHHDHVEGSPHVVQHTAGMDIVAVGVDAKGGDQGSVEGQDEQVKKKRGRPRKYKPDRAVTLGLSPSPSTPHSSSSGMGAMVTTPGAGFGSGTGSGGSGSGALTEKRGRGRPPGSGKMQQLASLGTWFLGSVGTGFTPHVIIISAGEDVAARIMSFSQQGPRAICIISATGAVSTATLYQDSDSGAVTYEGRFEILCLSGSYLVLDEGGTRKRSGGLCIALCGPDHRVIGGSVSGVLTAAGTVQVIVGSFMYGGGSKKSKAKAEQDMENEEKNGGAEDTPTMALTEHNMPPHPMSGWPGLMNQMDSSSPMYGGSKKNKGKAEQDMENEEHNVGGEKTPAVALPEQHNMNMPPHPMSGWPPGLMRQTDSRSSNIDINSIRE